A genomic region of Pseudomonas sp. MPC6 contains the following coding sequences:
- a CDS encoding cytochrome b, translating to MQLRNSSSRYGWISVFMHWGVALAVFGLFALGLWMVGLDYYSTWRKDAPDLHKSIGLVLFAVMLLRVLWRFISPPPPALQSYSRMTRIGATFGHAFLYLSLFVVMIAGYLISTADGVGIPVFGLFEVPALVSGLPDQADTAGVIHFYLAWVLVIFSGLHALAALKHHFIDRDATLTRMLGRKA from the coding sequence ATGCAGCTACGTAACTCTTCTTCGCGCTACGGTTGGATCAGCGTGTTCATGCACTGGGGTGTGGCGCTGGCAGTCTTCGGTCTGTTTGCGTTGGGCTTGTGGATGGTCGGTCTCGACTACTACAGCACCTGGCGCAAAGACGCGCCGGACCTGCACAAGAGCATTGGTCTGGTGCTGTTCGCCGTCATGCTGCTACGGGTGCTGTGGCGTTTTATCAGCCCACCGCCGCCGGCGCTGCAAAGCTACAGCCGCATGACGCGCATTGGCGCCACGTTCGGCCATGCGTTCCTCTACCTCAGCCTGTTTGTCGTGATGATTGCCGGTTACCTGATTTCCACCGCAGACGGTGTCGGGATTCCGGTGTTTGGCCTGTTCGAAGTTCCTGCGCTGGTGTCCGGACTACCGGACCAGGCAGACACCGCCGGTGTGATTCATTTCTATCTGGCGTGGGTGCTGGTAATTTTTTCCGGCCTCCATGCGTTGGCAGCATTGAAGCACCACTTTATCGATCGTGATGCGACCCTGACACGAATGCTGGGTCGCAAAGCTTGA